The window ATAACCGCTATGCTCTGCGCCAACAACAAAAGCAACTTTCGCATAACTTTCCCCATCTCGCACTAAAGTTGTCGCCTCGGCAGGCACAGAATCACGATGCAAATCTAGAACTAAATCGTACTTTTGTTTCGTCAATTGTTCAGCTAAAACAGGTCGCACAATTTTATAAGTTTGATTTAACTTTGCACCATTACCCATCGCATCAAAATCCAGTACACTTGGTGTAATGCCATTTAATTGTAAGTATTGTTTCATCATTTCTTGCATTGAAAAAATATTTGTTTGGTCGTCGTAGTGATCGTACGTTGCCTGTAAGCCTTTTGTTTGCTCTACGATCGGCTTATAAGACTCATGGGAGTGCGTATACAACAGAAGTACATTGAATGGAGTACTAGGTTGTAGCTGTTGTATTGGCGTCTTTTCTAGGTCTGGTTTTGGTTTTGGTTTTGGTTCTGATTCTGGGTCTGTCTCTGGATTTTCATTGACAAGTTCCTCTTCCGAAATGTTTGGTGTCGCTGCATAAACCATATATTTCTGTTCCTCTGGTGCTGTTGCAACTTTGTTATTTGGAAAAGGTAGCTGCCCGATTGCAATTGGCAGTACAAATAAAAATAATAATAAAAAGCTTAAGCGTTTCATTTTTTCCATGTACAACACCCTTTCTCCAATACGATATGGAGATAGGGTGAAAATTAGAACATTTCTCTATTATTTTTTAGTCGCTATGAAAGGAATGTAATACAAGCTAGTTTTGTCCGCCTTGCACCTTGGAAATCCATTCAAACAAGCTTTCACATAATAAATTGGCGTATTGAATTAACCAATAATCGACCTCTTTTGGTGTAACAACTAACCGTTCAGGATGCGTCATAAACACTTCCTCGAAAAGCTGTCGGCGGTCTTCTGTTGTCCAAGATGCCCACTCGCCAAAAATAGGCTCAATCACTTTTAAATCTACTTCTTCATTCGATGGTGTCCAGTTTGTTACAGATAATTTACTAGACGGTTTTCCCTTTTCAGAGATTTTT is drawn from Solibacillus sp. R5-41 and contains these coding sequences:
- the spoIIP gene encoding stage II sporulation protein P, with the protein product MEKMKRLSFLLLFLFVLPIAIGQLPFPNNKVATAPEEQKYMVYAATPNISEEELVNENPETDPESEPKPKPKPDLEKTPIQQLQPSTPFNVLLLYTHSHESYKPIVEQTKGLQATYDHYDDQTNIFSMQEMMKQYLQLNGITPSVLDFDAMGNGAKLNQTYKIVRPVLAEQLTKQKYDLVLDLHRDSVPAEATTLVRDGESYAKVAFVVGAEHSGYKANLAYATALSEQLNLMVPGISRGILKQQGKDVNGIYNQDLSPVMLLIEFGGIENNEEELERTMAVLAQAIAKAFVETEI